A region from the Hypomesus transpacificus isolate Combined female chromosome 11, fHypTra1, whole genome shotgun sequence genome encodes:
- the c11h10orf53 gene encoding UPF0728 protein C10orf53 homolog isoform X1, which yields MWAMPQNSVVIRYGAYESCGVVKHSTFRLEGLQAALNESGYQCVLQPTCDWNMVELVINGECVYTCNIKQLEFGGDGKLDPLCKRALAAVKDAY from the exons ATGTGGG cAATGCCACAAAATTCAGTAGTTATACGCTATGGGGCATACGAGTCATGCGGCGTCGTGAAACACAGTACTTTTCGTCTGGAAGGTCTTCAAG CTGCTTTGAATGAGTCGGGGTATCAATGTGTTCTACAGCCAACATGTGACTGGAACATGGTGGAGCTGGTAATCAATGGAGAGTGTGTCTACACATGCAACATCAAGCAACTTGAGTTCG GAGGAGACGGGAAACTAGACCCCCTTTGCAAGAGGGCACTTGCTGCAGTGAAAGATGCATACTAA
- the c11h10orf53 gene encoding UPF0728 protein C10orf53 homolog isoform X2, protein MPQNSVVIRYGAYESCGVVKHSTFRLEGLQAALNESGYQCVLQPTCDWNMVELVINGECVYTCNIKQLEFGGDGKLDPLCKRALAAVKDAY, encoded by the exons ATGCCACAAAATTCAGTAGTTATACGCTATGGGGCATACGAGTCATGCGGCGTCGTGAAACACAGTACTTTTCGTCTGGAAGGTCTTCAAG CTGCTTTGAATGAGTCGGGGTATCAATGTGTTCTACAGCCAACATGTGACTGGAACATGGTGGAGCTGGTAATCAATGGAGAGTGTGTCTACACATGCAACATCAAGCAACTTGAGTTCG GAGGAGACGGGAAACTAGACCCCCTTTGCAAGAGGGCACTTGCTGCAGTGAAAGATGCATACTAA
- the slc18a3a gene encoding probable vesicular acetylcholine transporter-A: protein METEGTTEGASGLAHTAAMKLSEMSERTKQLGTAIQDPDRQRRIILVIVCIALLLDNMLYMVIVPIIPDYLADLQHEADYAIEHLRHTNSSNITKVTKGNFDLQIGVLFASKAILQLLINPLSGPFIDRVGYDIPLFIGLNIMFLSTMIFAFAENYWTLFLARSMQGLGSAFADTSGIAMIADKYTEERERSRALGIALAFISFGSLVAPPFGGVLYEFAGKRVPFLVLAAICLIDGILCLTVLKPFSNRTRENMPVGTPMYKLMIDPYIAVVAGALTTCNIPLAFLEPTIANWMEDTMHATQWEIGLTWLPAFFPHVLGVYLTVKLAEKYPHLQWFYGAIGMVFIGASSCTVPACKNFGQLMIPLCGICFGIALVDTALLPTLGFLVDVRHVSVYGSVYAIADISYCVAYSLGPVVAGQIVHDLGFVKLNLGMGLANVLYAPALLLLKNVSQMKPSYSERDNLLEDGPTGLYDTIKMEDRNRKRKGLSTAVDENGIETFAHRPYSEEESSGGEYA, encoded by the coding sequence ATGGAAACGGAAGGGACCACAGAGGGTGCCTCGGGCTTGGCACACACTGCCGCTATGAAATTGTCCGAGATGAGTGAAAGAACTAAACAGTTAGGTACTGCAATTCAAGATCCTGACCGACAGAGACGGATTATCCTAGTAATTGTTTGTATAGCACTATTGTTGGACAACATGCTTTACATGGTTATTGTGCCAATCATACCTGATTACCTTGCAGATTTACAGCATGAGGCTGATTATGCCATCGAACACCTAAGACATACCAATTCGTCCAACATCACAAAAGTAACCAAAGGCAACTTCGATTTACAGATAGGTGTGCTTTTTGCGTCTAAAGCGATATTACAACTTTTAATTAATCCATTGAGTGGCCCATTCATTGACCGAGTTGGGTATGACATTCCACTTTTCATCGGACTGAATATAATGTTTCTCTCCACCATGATATTTGCCTTTGCCGAAAACTATTGGACTCTGTTCTTGGCGCGCAGCATGCAGGGCCTGGGCTCTGCGTTCGCGGACACTTCGGGCATTGCCATGATCGCGGATAAGTacacagaagagagggagaggagcagagcctTAGGCATAGCCTTGGCATTCATCTCTTTTGGGAGCCTTGTGGCGCCTCCCTTTGGTGGTGTCTTATACGAGTTCGCAGGGAAGCGAGTGCCCTTCCTTGTCTTGGCCGCTATCTGCTTAATCGACGGGATCCTGTGCCTAACTGTGTTAAAGCCCTTTTCCAACAGAACTAGGGAGAATATGCCCGTGGGCACCCCAATGTACAAACTCATGATTGACCCCTACATAGCCGTGGTGGCGGGTGCCCTAACCACCTGTAACATCCCTCTGGCCTTCTTGGAACCAACCATCGCCAACTGGATGGAGGACACCATGCACGCTACCCAGTGGGAGATCGGCCTCACCTGGCTGCCCGCCTTCTTCCCGCATGTCTTGGGTGTATATTTAACCGTCAAGCTGGCAGAAAAGTACCCTCACTTGCAGTGGTTCTACGGGGCAATAGGTATGGTATTCATCGGCGCAAGCTCTTGTACAGTACCAGCGTGTAAGAACTTTGGCCAACTGATGATCCCACTATGTGGCATTTGCTTCGGCATCGCTCTTGTGGACACTGCGCTGCTGCCCACGCTTGGCTTCTTGGTGGACGTCCGCCATGTGTCAGTGTATGGCAGCGTGTATGCTATAGCAGACATCTCTTATTGCGTGGCATACTCCTTGGGGCCAGTGGTGGCTGGACAGATAGTGCACGACCTAGGCTTTGTTAAGCTCAATTTAGGCATGGGGCTCGCCAACGTCCTGTATGCACCGGCACTCCTACTGCTAAAGAACGTGAGCCAGATGAAACCGTCTTATTCAGAGAGAGACAACCTACTGGAAGATGGCCCCACCGGACTGTATGATACTATTAAGATGGAAGACCGCAATAGAAAAAGGAAGGGTTTAAGTACCGCTGTTGACGAAAACGGAATCGAAACCTTTGCTCACCGGCCATACTCCGAGGAAGAATCCTCAGGAGGAGAATATGCATAA
- the chata gene encoding choline O-acetyltransferase, translated as MPVIDRERSKDPWDSDGLPKLPVPALRETLDRYLRCVRHLVNEEDFRRTHNIVEKFGAPGGVGELLQTKLLERRENKANWVYDYWLEDMYLNNRLALPVNSSPVMVFPKQNFRAPIDSLRFAAHLISGVLEYKTLLDGRALPKDYARGQLSGTPLCMEQYLRMFTSYRLPGTKRDTLVAQESSVMTEPEHIIVACKNQFFVLDVVINFRRLNEKDLLTQLEKIVKMADNEEERLPPIGLLTSDGRTEWAVSRSLLIKESTNRDSLDMIERCLCLVCLDTSSGLDLTDTDRAMMILHGGGGAKNGGNRWYDKPLQFVVGSDGCCGVVCEHSPFEGIVLVQCSEFLLKYMKGSPSKMVRADSVSELPAPRRLRWKCSSEINNLLSSSTEKLQRLTRNLDMNVHKFLGYGKELIKKQKMSPDAFIQIALQLAYHRCYGRPVSTYESASIRRFRGGRVDNIRSATSEALVFVKAMTVGKLSLSDKEKMEKLREAISAQTKYTILAITGMAIDNHLLGLNKISEELKMEKPEIFTDKTYLTSNQFILSTSQVPTTVEMFCCYGPVVPNGYGACYNPQSDHIIFCVSSFRESTETSSSAFVKVIEEALLEMKDLCNKFNKPVEQPKAQTLETHTQTDKNWQSKTQETEQSTVPTQAGVQAKPAEQTKVEAQTQTPTHGESKAEKNMPGKP; from the exons ATGCCAGTTATAGACCGAGAACGATCGAAAGACCCATGGGACAGCGAT GGTCTGCCCAAGCTCCCAGTGCCTGCGCTGAGGGAGACCTTGGACAGGTACCTGAGGTGTGTGAGACACCTGGTTAACGAGGAGGATTTCAGGCGAACCCACAACATTGTGGAGAAGTTTGGAGCCCCAGGTGGTGTGGGGGAGCTGTTACAGACAAAACTcttggagaggagggaaaataaAGCCAACTGG GTGTATGACTATTGGCTTGAGGACATGTACTTGAACAATAGACTGGCTCTGCCTGTCAACTCCAGTCCTGTTATGGTTTTCCCAAAGCAAAACTTCAGGGCTCCCATCGACTCTCTAAG GTTTGCTGCCCATCTTATTTCTGGGGTTTTGGAATACAAGACTCTACTCGATGG GCGAGCACTGCCAAAGGACTATGCCCGGGGCCAATTGTCTGGGACCCCCCTGTGTATGGAGCAATACTTAAGGATGTTCACCTCCTACCGCCTGCCAGGGACTAAGAGGGATACGCTGGTGGCCCAGGAGAGTAGTGTGATGACTGAGCCTGAGCACATCATCGTAGCCTGCAAGAACCAG TTCTTTGTGCTGGATGTGGTGATCAACTTCCGTCGGCTAAATGAGAAAGACCTGCTCACTCAGCTGGAGAAGATCGTCAAAATGGCTGACAATGAAGAGGAACGACTCCCTCCCATTGGCCTTCTCACGTCAGATGGAAGGACAGAGTGGGCAGTGTCTCGTAGTCTACTGATAAAAG AATCTACAAACAGAGACTCTCTAGACATGATTGAGCGCTGTCTGTGCCTGGTGTGTCTGGACACCTCCAGTGGGTTGGACCTGACAGACACCGACCGTGCCATGATGATACtgcatgggggaggaggtgcCAAGAATGGCGGCAACCGCTGGTACGACAAGCCCTTGCAG TTTGTTGTAGGGTCTGACGGTTGTTGTGGAGTAGTATGCGAACACTCCCCCTTTGAAGGAATCGTCTTAGTACAGTGCTCAGAGTTTCTGCTAAAATACAT GAAAGGGAGCCCATCTAAGATGGTGAGGGCTGACAGTGTGAGTGAGCTGCCTGCCCCAAGAAGACTACGCTGGAAGTGTTCTTCGGAAATCAacaacctcctctcctcttccaccgAAAAACTACAAAG gcttACAAGGAATTTGGACATGAATGTCCACAAGTTCCTTGGTTATGGAAAAGAATTGATCAAAAAACAGAAGATGAGTCCGGATGCATTCATACAGATTGCTCTGCAGCTGGCCTACCACAG GTGTTATGGGAGACCCGTTTCGACCTATGAGAGTGCTTCCATCCGTCGCTTCCGGGGAGGAAGAGTAGACAACATACGCTCTGCAACTTCGGAAGCCTTGGTCTTCGTCAAAGCAATGACTGTTGGAAAATTAAGTCTCAGT GACaaagagaagatggagaagtTAAGAGAAGCTATATCTGCTCAAACCAAATACACTATCCTG GCAATTACAGGAATGGCGATAGACAATCATTTATTAGGACTGAACAAAATTTCAGAGGAGCTGAAGATGGAGAAACCAGAGATATTCACAGACAAGACCTATCTCACCAGTAACCAATTTATTCTGTCCACTAGTCAG GTCCCAACAACAGTTGAGATGTTCTGCTGCTATGGACCAGTAGTTCCTAATGGGTACGGAGCCTGCTACAATCCCCAATCCGACCACATAATCTTCTGCGTGTCCAGTTTCCGAGAGAGCACTGAGACGTCTTCTTCAGCCTTCGTCAAAGTAATTGAGGAGGCACTGTTGGAGATGAAGGATCTGTGCAACAAATTCAACAAGCCTGTAGAGCAGCCCAAGGCCCAAacactggagacacacacacaaacagacaaaaactGGCAAAGTAAAACACAAGAGACTGAGCAGAGCACGGTTCCAACACAGGCAGGGGTCCAGGCAAAGCCAGCAGAGCAGACTAAAGTTGAAGCCCAGACACAGACTCCTACACATGGAGAATCAAAAGCTGAGAAGAATATGCCAGGTAAGCCATAG